CCTCCTCGAAGCCCTGGGCATGGCGTCCCTGGCCGATCTGCCGCCCCTCACCGACCACATGCCCGCGCCCGAGATGGCGGAGGCGCTGGACCGCCCGCCGACCCGTTCCGGTGAGCTCCCGACCACCGAGGGCTGAACGCCTTCAGAAGGTGATCGCCAGGAGCGGTCTGGCCTCCCGCCGGGTAGCCGATTCGATGATCCTGGACGGTCGGGTACGCGTGGACGGGCAGACCGCCGTCCCCGGCCAGAGGGTGGATCCCGGCCGGGCCGAGGTGGTGGTCGACGGGGTCCCGCTCCCGGTCGATCCCGATCTGGTCTACTACCTGCTGCACAAGCCGTTGGGGGTGATCAGCACCACCAGCGACCCCCACGGCCGGACGCCGGTGGTCGACCTGGTGCCCTCCCATCCCATGGTGTACCCCGTCGGACGCCTCGATGCGGACTCGACCGGGCTGCTGCTCCTGACCAACGACGGCTCCTTCGCCAACCTCGTCGCCCATCCGCGCTCAGGCATCACCAAGACCTACGAGGTGCTGGTTCGGGGGAGTCCATCCCCGGCCGACCTGACCCGGCTCCGCCGGGGCGTCGAGCTGGAGGACGGCCCGGCCGTGCCGGTGGCGGTGCGTAGGATCGGTGCGGCAGGAGGACGCTCCCATCTCGAGTTGATCATGGCCGAAGGACGCAACCGAGAGGTTCGCCGCCTGTGCGCGGCGGCCGGTTATCCGGTGGTGCGCCTCCACAGGGTGGCTATCGGCCCCCTGCGCGACCGGGCGCTCAAGCCCGGGGATTGGCGGAACCTCGACGTGAACGAGGTGCGGGCGTTCCATCGGGCAAGCAAGGGACTACGGGTCCATCACGGCGGGACGCCCGGATGAACACCTATGAAGTGAGGCCTCGAACGGTTGCCGACCGCACGGTCAGGCCGCCGGGCTCCAAGAGCATCACCAACCGAGCCCTGATAGCCGCCGCCCTCGCCGCGGGTGAGTCCCGCCTCGCCAACCCGCTCCGGAGCGACGACACCGCCGCCATGATCGGATGCCTCCGGAATCTGGGTGTCCATGTCTCGGAAACCGGTGACGGGTTGGTAGTGAGATCCGACGGCGTGCTACGGGGCGGAGGGCGCCTCGACGCGCGAGCCTCCGGAACGACCGCCCGCTTCATCACCGCCGCCGCGGCGCTCGCCGGCGGTCCGAGCGTCATCGACGGGACCGCCCGGATGCGGGAGCGACCCATCGGGCCCCTCGTGGCGGCGCTCCGGGGTCTCGGGGTGGAAATCGACGCCGACCGGGACGGCTCGTACCCGCCGGTCCGGACATCCGGAGGGGGTATCCGGGGCGGCCGGATCACGATCGACGGGACCGTCTCCAGCCAGTTCATCTCGGCCGTGCTGCTCAGCTCGCCGCGAGCGGCGCGGACCGTGACGATCCGGCTGTCCGAGGGGACGGTGTCCCGCCCCTACCTGACCACGACGTTGGAGGTCATGGCCTCCTTCGGGGCCGATGCCCGCTGGATCGACCCCGACACGATCACCGTCGCTCCGACCGGCTACCGGCCGACCTCGTTCGAGGTGGAGGCCGACGCCTCCGCCGCCGTCTACCCGTGGGCCGCGGCCGCCGTCACCGGCGCCACCATCACGGTGGCCGGCATCCACCCCCGCAGTACCCAGGCCGACATGGCCGCCCTGGGCGTGCTGGAAGGTATGGGATCGGTGGTGACCACCCCCGGCCGGGGGATCGCGGTGACCGGCCCTCCGCGCCTGGAGGGCGTGGACGCCGACCTCAACCATTGCCCGGATGCGGCACTTGGCCTGGCGGTGGTCGCCACGTTCGCGCGCTCCTCCACACGGTTCACCAACATCGCCAACCTCCGTGTGAAGGAGACCGACCGGCTGGCCGCCCTCGAGGCCGAGCTCACCAGGCTGGGCGCCCGGGTGGAGACGGGGGCCGACTGGATCGAGATCCATCCCGGTCCGCCCCGCCCGGCGTGTATCCGCACCTACGATGACCACCGGATGGCCATGTCCTTCGCGATAGCGGGCCTGGTCCGGCCCGGAATCGTCATCGAGGACCCTGACTGCGTGGCCAAGACGTGGCCCGGGTTCTTCGAGATGCTCGAGTGCCTGTGAACGTTGCCGCGGAGTTGGTGGTAGCCATCGACGGGCCCGGAGGGGTCGGCAAGACCACGGTCTCTCGGGGGGTGGCGCGGGCACTCGGCTACCAGAGCCTCGACACCGGTGCCTTCTACCGGGCCGCAGCCCTGCTGGTGAGACTCCACCGGACCGATCCGGACGACGAGGCCGCGGTCGCGGCGGTGCTGTCCGGCGCCGATCTCGACTATCGGGACGGCGTCATGCTCGTCGAAGGCGTCGACGTCAGCACAGCCATCCGCACGGAGAGCATCACCGCCGCGTCGTCCCGCCTGGCGCGGCTTCCGGGTCTCCGGCTGGTGCTCGTGGAGCGCCAGCGGGCCTGGGTGGCGGTACGGGGGGGTCGAGCGGTCGTCGAGGGGCGCGACATCGGAACCGTCGTCTTCCCGGGCGCAGCCGTCAAGGTCTATCTCGACGCCCCGCCCGACGTGAGGGCTCGCCGCAGGGCCGGACAGACCTCGACCAGGCTCCCGGAAGTCGCCACGCAACTGGGGAGGCGGGACCGGCTCGACTCGACTCGGGCCACGTCCCCTCTTGCCCCGGCGCAGGACGCGGTGGCCATCGACACCGGCGCCCTCACCGCCGACCAGGTCATAGCCCGGGTGCTGGACCTCTGCCGCGGTCGGGGCATCGAGCCCGCCGGCCACCCCGCTTAAGGACGGCCCCGGCCCCGGGGCTAGAATCCGCGACCCGGGTGCACATTCATAGCCGGCATCCACAAGACGCACGGCGGTTCCTCTTGTCCCCTCCCAAACCTCTCGTCGCCATCGTGGGCCGACCGAACGTTGGAAAGTCGACCCTGGCCAACCGCATCGTGGGCCGCCGAGCGGCGGTAGTGCAGGAAAAGCCGGGGGTCACCCGGGACCGGCGCGAGTTCCCGGCCGAATGGAACGGCCGGAGCTTCACGGTGGTCGACACCGGCGGGTGGCAGCAGGGCAAGGACGCCGATCTGATCGAGGACATCTGCCTCCAGGCCGAGATGGCCATTTCCGCCGCCGATCTGATCCTGTTCGTGGTCGACGCCCATGGGGAAATCACTTCCGACGACGCAGCGGTAGCCCGGCTGCTGCGACCCGAGACCGGTCGTGTGGTGATGGTGGCCAACAAGGCCGACAACGACGCCCTGTCCAGGGAGTCCGCGGCCTTCACCCGACTGGGCCTGGGTGAACCCATGCCGGTGTCGGCCATCCACGGCTATGGAGTGGCCGACCTGCTGGACGTCCTGGTCCGGCGCCTACCGGACCCTCCGGACGGCGACCTCATCGAGGACCCCATGCCCGACGTGGCGGTGATCGGACGCCCCAACGTGGGGAAGTCCACCCTGCTCAACCGGCTGGTCGGGGATGAGCGCGTGCTGGTCTCGCCCGTACCCGGCACCACCCGGGACCCGATCGACGTGATGGTCGAACTGGACGGTGCCGCCTACCGGCTCATCGACACCGCCGGCATGCGCCGCAAGCCGAAGATGTCGGAGGACGTCGAGTTCTTCTCGGTGCTGAGGGCGCGGGAGGTGCTACGGCGCGCTCACGCCGCCCTCCTGATGGTGGACGCGACAGACGGTGTCACCCACCAGGACCAGCGAATAACCCGCCTGGCCGCAGACTCGGGCGCGGCGTTGGTGATCCTGGCCAACAAGTGGGACGCGGCCGACCTCGAGCAGCGGGAGCAGACCACGTACGAGTTGGGCGCCAGGCTGGGTTTCGCCGGCTGGGCCCCGGTTCTCCGCATCTCGGCCCTCACCGGGGCGCGCCTGCACCGGCTGGGTCCAGCGCTCGAGACTGTGCTCGAGAACCGATCCCGCCGTATTCCGACCGGCGTTCTCAACCGGCTCATCACCGAGATGGCGGCCGAGCACCCTCCTCCCGTGAGGAGAGACCGGCGCCCCAGGATCCTCTTCGCCGCGCAATCCCGGTCGGCCCCTCCCACCATCGCCCTGTTCGTCAAGGGAAAGCTCGACCGCCCTTACCTGCGATTCATCGAGAGGCGGCTCCGCCAGGCCTACGACTTCACGGGCACGCCGGTTCGGATAGTGGTGCGGCGGGGAGGTGGGCGCGGCGGACGATGACCAGTCCGACCGGCCCCGACCCGGACCGCCGTCCCCCCGGCTCGCCGCTCAGCTTCAAGCTGATGGTGGCGCTGGCAGCGCTGTACCTGGGCTGGCGTCTGGTCGAGGGAGTGATCGCCCTCTACCGGTGGGTCTTCTAAGAGCGGAAACGGATGGTCGGGCTGGCGGGATTTGAACCCACGACCTCTTGACCCCCAGTCAAGCGCGCTACCAAGCTGCGCCACAGCCCGTCTTCGCAGAGTGTATCACCCGGCCTCCCGGCTTTATGGGCGCGTTGTCTGTCAACGAAACAGCCACGCGTGTCATTGGCGGTCGTCGGCGCCCCGGCGCTGCCTAGGCCAAGCCACACCGCCATCCCAACTAGCCTCCCACCCGACGCCGAAAGGGGAGACCAGGGCCATGCCGGTCAGGGGGAAGTTCCAAGCATCCACGCGGCCGGCGATAGCGGCGGTGCTGCTGGCGATGGCTGCTCACGGGTGCGGGGGCCCGGGTGGTCCGGGTGATACGGCCGCTACGACTCCGGCGGCCACCCGGGCGCCAACCACGGATGGCCAGACCACGTCGACATCCGCCCCTCCTTCCACGGGAGCCGGGGAGACATCCGCGTCACCGGACGCGCCGCGCCGTCGGCCGGCTTCACCTACGAGGTCGCCATCTTCAGCAACCCGACCACCGACAATCCGTGGGCCTACTTCGACACGGAGCCGGACGTGTGGAACCAGTACACCCTGGCCGGCACCCTCCCGTCCCTGTACGGGTCCGCCTTCCCGACCTTCACCATCATTCCCGTTCTGGCTGCGGATGCAGAGCCCCCGCAAGGCGCCGCTGACGGCGACCGCTGGGTGATCGATGTGACCATGCGCCCCGGGGCCGAATGGAGCGACAGAACACCGATCACAGCCCACGACGTCGCCTTCACGTTCAACGCCGTGAAGGACCTGGAGATGGGTGGCAACTGGCTCGCCGCCCTTCCCATGGCCCGCCCGGACGATCCCCAGACCGAGGAGGACGACACCTACGACGGCCTGATCTCGGTGGAGGCGCTGGACGACCGCACGGTGCGTTACACCTGGAGCGCCCGGCCCGGGCTGGCGCAGTGGCAGTTCGGAGCGGCCCAGTCCCCGATCTTCCCGGAGTCGTTCTGGGGCCCGCACGTCGAGGCCGCCGATGAGCCCGCCGATCTCTACGCCGTATCGGGAATAGCGGCGCCCTCGGGCGGGTCGATGATCTACGACCGCCGGGAGCCGGGCGCCTTCGTCCGGACCGAGGCCAATCATGGCGTGTTCGGCAGGGGCGACGTCGTGACCAGTTACTCGACCGGAGGCGCCACCAGTGAAGGCGCGGCCTCCTGGGAAGTGGGGGACACGTCAGGAGAGGTACTGGCGCGGTGGGCCGAAGGTCCCCACGCCGCCGCCGCCATCTACTCGGTCTACGACACCCAGGATGCTGCGGTCCTCGCCCTGCGGGACGGCGAGGTGGACTTCATGCTCAACCCGCTCGGCCTCCAGCGCGGCCTGCAGTCCACCGTCATCGAGGCGGGCGACCTCGAAGTGATCGCCAATTCACCCAACGGCTTCCGCTACGTGGCGTTCAACACCCGCCGTTTCCCCGGATCCGAGCCCTCCTTCCGGCAGGCCATCGCCTGCATCATCGACAAGGACTTCATGGCCACCAACGTTCTCCAGGGCGTGGCGACGCCGCTCAACTCGTTGATCCCGCCCGGCAACACCTACTGGGCCAACCCGGACGTGTTCGTCTGGTGCGGCGGGTTGAGCATGGAGGAACGTGTCGGCATGGCCGTTCAGATCCTCAAGGACGCGGGGTGGACCTGGGAAGTGGAGCCGCGGTGGGACGCGGACAACCAGGACGTTATACCTCGGGGTGAAGGATTGCGCGGTCCGGATGGCACGGAGTTGGAACCCATGGAACTGCTGGCGCCGGGTCCGGGATACGACCCGCTGCGGGCTACCTACAGCCTGTTCATCGCCGATTGGGCGAACGACCTGGGCGTCCCCTTGCGGGCGCAGCCGACCGGGTTCTCGGTGATCGTGGACAGAGTGTTCGGTCCGGTCGACTGGGACATGTACATGCTCGGATGGTCCACCACCATCTTTCCCGACCACCTGGCCGACTTCTTCGAGACCAGGGCCGATTCGGCCACGACCGGAGGGTTCAACCTTCCCGGCTATTCGAATCCCGACTACGACCGGCTGGCACAGGATCTGAAGTCGTCTACCGACCTGGAGGAAGCCGCCGGCATCGCCAGGAGAATGGACGGCATCATCGCTCGCGACGTGCCCTACATTGTCCTCTTCGACACCCCCATCCTGGAGGCTTATCGCAACACGCTTGCCTATCCTTCCACGACCGTGCTGAACGGCTTGCAAGGGTTCTCAGGGCTCCCCGGATCGGTGAACGTGGCCGAGTAGCCTCCTCCAGGGTGGATTTAGACAACGTACATCCGTGTCTCCGCTATCTCCCAACTATTCAAGTCTTCTAGGGAATCTGGCGATCCAATCGCAGAACCCGGAAATATTGACGTACTCAATTGGAATCGATCCGGCGAAACCGACGTGTGCGAACGGCGCCCATAGAGGGCTTACCGACCTTCCATCCTTTACCGGTCTACTGCCCCGGACCGGCGCGGTTCAATGAAAAAGTAACCCGGCTTTCTGACCGACTATCCGCGGCCATCAAGATAGACTTGTGGAATCTGTACTGAAGCAGACGGGCCCATAACCAGGGAGGATTCCATGAGGGCACCATCGATGCGTACATACCTACGATGGCTGGCGGTCGCGGCCGTTCTGGCCCTGCTCGCCACAGCATGCGGGGCAGACGACGAAACGGACGAAGCAGCCGCCGCACAGGCTCAGGCTCAGGCGGAGGCAGCAGCTGCGGCACAGGCACAGGCAGACGCGGCACAGGCAGAGGCAGACGCAGCCGAGGCTGCGCTATCCCAGGCACAGGCCGATCTCGAAGCCGCCCAGGCGGCCGCGGCCGAGGCCATGGAGGGCGACGATGCCGCCCAGGCCGAACTAGCCGCAGCGCTCGCCGACGCCGAGGCAGCCCTGGAGGAAGCCGAGATGGCAGCCGAGGAGGCCATGGAGGCGGCCGAGGCAGCCGCGGCGGAGCAAGCCGCGGCGACTACCACGACCGCACCAGAGGCGATGCCGGAAGCCGGTCCGTTCACCTACAAGCTGGCCATCTTCAGCGACCCGACCACCGACAACCCGTGGGCCTACCTCGACACGGAGGCGGACGTGTGGAACCAGTACGTGCTGTCACCGGCGATCCCGACCCTGTACGGATCGACGTTCCCGAGTTACACGGTGGTGCCGAATCTCGCGGCCGACGTCGAACCCCCGCTGGGCGCCGCCTCCGGAGACAACTGGGTGATCGACGTGAACATGAGGCAGGGTCTGGTCTGGAGCGACGGCTCACCGATCACCGCCAACGACGTGGCCTTCACCTTCAACGCGGTCAAGGGTCTCCAGATGGGCGGCAACTGGTTCTCCCTGCTGCCGCTGGCACGGGAGGACGACCCGGCCACAGAGGAGAACGAAGGGGCCGAGGGCCTGATCTCCGTCGATGCGCTCGACGACTATACCGTCCGGTACACGTGGAGTTCCCAGCCGGGCCTGGCCCAGTGGCAGTTCGGCGCGGCCCAGGCCGCGGTCTTCTCCGAGGCTCACTGGGGCTCACACGTGGCCGCTTCCGGCGACGCCGGCGAGCTCTACGCCGTGTCCGGCGAGGGTGCGCTATCGGGCGGGAGCATGGTCTTCGACCGGCGCGAGCCCGGCGCCTTCGCCCGGAGCGTGGCGAACGCGAACGCGAACGACCAGGGAGCGCAGACCACCAGTTACTCGTCCGGCGGCGTCACCTTCTCGGGTGACGTGAGCTGGCAGGTGGGCGACACGTCCGGAGACGTCATCGCCGACTCGGTCGGCGGGCCTCACGCGGGCGACGCCATCTACTCGGTGTACGACACCCAGGATGCGGCGGTCCTGGCCCTGCGCGACGGGGAGGTGGACTTCCTGCTCAACCCGCTGGGTCTCCAGCGCGGTCTCCAGTCCACGGTCCTGGAAGCGGGTGACCTCGACGTGATCGCCAACGCTTCCAACGGCTTCCGCTACCTGGCCTTCAACACCCGGAGTTTCCCCGGTTCGGACGTGGCTTTCCGCCAGGCGATGGCGTGCATGATCGACAAGGAGTTCATGGCCACCAACGTCCTCCAGGGTGTGGCCATCCCGCTGAACTCCATGGTGCCTCCCGGCAACGCCTTCTGGGCCAACCCGGAACTGGATGCCTGGTGCGCGGGCCAGAGCCAGGAGGAGCGGGTCAATTCGGCCGTCCAGATCCTGAAGGACGCCGGGTGGACCTGGGATGTCGAGCCCCAGTGGAATGCCGACAACCGGGACGTGATCCCGAAGGGTGAAGGCCTCCGGGGACCGGACGGCACGCTGGTCGGCAATCTCGAGTTGCTGGCCCCCGGGCCCGGATACGACCCGCTGCGGGCCACCTACAGCCTGTTCATCGCCGACTGGGCCAACGACCTCGGGATACCGCTGACAGCGGAGCCCACCGGCTTCTCGGTGATCGTGGACAGGGTGTTCGGGCCGGTGGACTGGGACATGTACATCCTCGGATGGGGTCTCACCATCTTCCCCGACTACGTTGCCGACTTCTTCGACTCGCGCGCCGACTCGGCCACCGCCGGCGGGTTCAACATCCCCGGCTACGCCAACCCGGAGTTCGATGCGATGGCGGATCGGTTGAAGGCGGAGACCGACATCAACGAGGCCGCCGCCATCGTGCGCCAGATGGACGCGGTGCTCGCCCAGGACGTCCCGTACGTGATCCTGTTCACGACGCCCGTACTCGAGGCATTCCGTAACACCTTGGAGTTCCCCAGCACCACCACTCTCGACGGCTTGCAGAACTTCCAAGGGCTGCCCGGAGCGGTGAACCTGGCACAGTAGCGATCGCCAGAGGAC
This region of bacterium genomic DNA includes:
- a CDS encoding pseudouridine synthase is translated as MSSRPPRAERLQKVIARSGLASRRVADSMILDGRVRVDGQTAVPGQRVDPGRAEVVVDGVPLPVDPDLVYYLLHKPLGVISTTSDPHGRTPVVDLVPSHPMVYPVGRLDADSTGLLLLTNDGSFANLVAHPRSGITKTYEVLVRGSPSPADLTRLRRGVELEDGPAVPVAVRRIGAAGGRSHLELIMAEGRNREVRRLCAAAGYPVVRLHRVAIGPLRDRALKPGDWRNLDVNEVRAFHRASKGLRVHHGGTPG
- the aroA gene encoding 3-phosphoshikimate 1-carboxyvinyltransferase, yielding MNTYEVRPRTVADRTVRPPGSKSITNRALIAAALAAGESRLANPLRSDDTAAMIGCLRNLGVHVSETGDGLVVRSDGVLRGGGRLDARASGTTARFITAAAALAGGPSVIDGTARMRERPIGPLVAALRGLGVEIDADRDGSYPPVRTSGGGIRGGRITIDGTVSSQFISAVLLSSPRAARTVTIRLSEGTVSRPYLTTTLEVMASFGADARWIDPDTITVAPTGYRPTSFEVEADASAAVYPWAAAAVTGATITVAGIHPRSTQADMAALGVLEGMGSVVTTPGRGIAVTGPPRLEGVDADLNHCPDAALGLAVVATFARSSTRFTNIANLRVKETDRLAALEAELTRLGARVETGADWIEIHPGPPRPACIRTYDDHRMAMSFAIAGLVRPGIVIEDPDCVAKTWPGFFEMLECL
- the cmk gene encoding (d)CMP kinase; protein product: MNVAAELVVAIDGPGGVGKTTVSRGVARALGYQSLDTGAFYRAAALLVRLHRTDPDDEAAVAAVLSGADLDYRDGVMLVEGVDVSTAIRTESITAASSRLARLPGLRLVLVERQRAWVAVRGGRAVVEGRDIGTVVFPGAAVKVYLDAPPDVRARRRAGQTSTRLPEVATQLGRRDRLDSTRATSPLAPAQDAVAIDTGALTADQVIARVLDLCRGRGIEPAGHPA
- the der gene encoding ribosome biogenesis GTPase Der translates to MSPPKPLVAIVGRPNVGKSTLANRIVGRRAAVVQEKPGVTRDRREFPAEWNGRSFTVVDTGGWQQGKDADLIEDICLQAEMAISAADLILFVVDAHGEITSDDAAVARLLRPETGRVVMVANKADNDALSRESAAFTRLGLGEPMPVSAIHGYGVADLLDVLVRRLPDPPDGDLIEDPMPDVAVIGRPNVGKSTLLNRLVGDERVLVSPVPGTTRDPIDVMVELDGAAYRLIDTAGMRRKPKMSEDVEFFSVLRAREVLRRAHAALLMVDATDGVTHQDQRITRLAADSGAALVILANKWDAADLEQREQTTYELGARLGFAGWAPVLRISALTGARLHRLGPALETVLENRSRRIPTGVLNRLITEMAAEHPPPVRRDRRPRILFAAQSRSAPPTIALFVKGKLDRPYLRFIERRLRQAYDFTGTPVRIVVRRGGGRGGR
- a CDS encoding ABC transporter substrate-binding protein; the encoded protein is MWNQYTLAGTLPSLYGSAFPTFTIIPVLAADAEPPQGAADGDRWVIDVTMRPGAEWSDRTPITAHDVAFTFNAVKDLEMGGNWLAALPMARPDDPQTEEDDTYDGLISVEALDDRTVRYTWSARPGLAQWQFGAAQSPIFPESFWGPHVEAADEPADLYAVSGIAAPSGGSMIYDRREPGAFVRTEANHGVFGRGDVVTSYSTGGATSEGAASWEVGDTSGEVLARWAEGPHAAAAIYSVYDTQDAAVLALRDGEVDFMLNPLGLQRGLQSTVIEAGDLEVIANSPNGFRYVAFNTRRFPGSEPSFRQAIACIIDKDFMATNVLQGVATPLNSLIPPGNTYWANPDVFVWCGGLSMEERVGMAVQILKDAGWTWEVEPRWDADNQDVIPRGEGLRGPDGTELEPMELLAPGPGYDPLRATYSLFIADWANDLGVPLRAQPTGFSVIVDRVFGPVDWDMYMLGWSTTIFPDHLADFFETRADSATTGGFNLPGYSNPDYDRLAQDLKSSTDLEEAAGIARRMDGIIARDVPYIVLFDTPILEAYRNTLAYPSTTVLNGLQGFSGLPGSVNVAE
- a CDS encoding ABC transporter substrate-binding protein: MRAPSMRTYLRWLAVAAVLALLATACGADDETDEAAAAQAQAQAEAAAAAQAQADAAQAEADAAEAALSQAQADLEAAQAAAAEAMEGDDAAQAELAAALADAEAALEEAEMAAEEAMEAAEAAAAEQAAATTTTAPEAMPEAGPFTYKLAIFSDPTTDNPWAYLDTEADVWNQYVLSPAIPTLYGSTFPSYTVVPNLAADVEPPLGAASGDNWVIDVNMRQGLVWSDGSPITANDVAFTFNAVKGLQMGGNWFSLLPLAREDDPATEENEGAEGLISVDALDDYTVRYTWSSQPGLAQWQFGAAQAAVFSEAHWGSHVAASGDAGELYAVSGEGALSGGSMVFDRREPGAFARSVANANANDQGAQTTSYSSGGVTFSGDVSWQVGDTSGDVIADSVGGPHAGDAIYSVYDTQDAAVLALRDGEVDFLLNPLGLQRGLQSTVLEAGDLDVIANASNGFRYLAFNTRSFPGSDVAFRQAMACMIDKEFMATNVLQGVAIPLNSMVPPGNAFWANPELDAWCAGQSQEERVNSAVQILKDAGWTWDVEPQWNADNRDVIPKGEGLRGPDGTLVGNLELLAPGPGYDPLRATYSLFIADWANDLGIPLTAEPTGFSVIVDRVFGPVDWDMYILGWGLTIFPDYVADFFDSRADSATAGGFNIPGYANPEFDAMADRLKAETDINEAAAIVRQMDAVLAQDVPYVILFTTPVLEAFRNTLEFPSTTTLDGLQNFQGLPGAVNLAQ